In a single window of the Osmerus eperlanus chromosome 2, fOsmEpe2.1, whole genome shotgun sequence genome:
- the cbx7a gene encoding chromobox homolog 7a yields the protein MELSSIGEQVFAVESITKKRVRKGNVEYLLKWQGWSPKYSTWEPEDNILDPRLVLAYEEKEEKDRALAYRRKGLRPRRLVLRNIYAMDLRSSHKEKPPPRLRLSLTRSSVSSDPDQGERAGMLRRLVKRKTRQRASKLVPDRSPPQLQTALQSPVEQDCGGTEERQESECTTETHDDRLYGQSECSSPPVLEREVEVDDMIGSMEEQNRDMEMIDRVEYCGSPKELLLGAASEKMTREVIVTDRSEGEASDLGQEEVIDLSESYMSVLEGPEYIVMSNASDSVVEVGVDISEEKVSDTNSEVELGSEERKQGNTPVEEVGAGGEEGEEGEGACGTVAEGPNTCPEVVEDLTKQVDQLEKTEILDSSASASGQPGKVFVTNVTINSLTVTFKEALTAEGFFKSCGMEV from the exons ATGGAACTGTCATCCATAGGAGAACAAGTGTTTGCAGTTGAATCAATAACCAAGAAGAGAGTTAGAAAG GGTAACGTGGAATACCTACTGAAGTGGCAGGGATGGTCACCAAA gTACAGTACTTGGGAGCCAGAAGACAACATTCTAGACCCACGTCTGGTTCTGGCCTATGAGGAGAA ggaggagaaggaccGGGCTCTAGCGTACCGGAGGAAAGGCCTGAGACCTCGGAGGCTGGTCCTACGG AACATCTACGCCATGGATCTCCGCAGCTCGCACAAGGAGAAACCCCCCCCTCGCCTCCGCCTCTCCCTCACCCGCTCCTCAGTGAGCTCTGACCCGGACCAGGGCGAGAGGGCGGGCATGCTCCGCCGCCTGGTGAAGCGCAAGACCAGGCAGAGGGCATCCAAGCTGGTGCCGGACAGAAGCCCGCCCCAACTGCAGACTGCCTTACAGAGCCCCGTGGAACAAGACTGCGGAGGCACAGAAGAGAGGCAGGAATCAGAATGcaccacagagacacatgaTGACAGACTGTATG GGCAGTCAGAGTGCAGTTCTCCTCCTGTTCTGGAGCGGGAGGTTGAGGTGGACGACATGATAGGCAGCATGGAGGAACAGAACCGGGACATGGAGATGATTGACAGAGTGGAGTACTGTGGCTCCCCTAAGGAGTTGTTGCTGGGCGCAGCCTCAGAAAAGATGACAAGGGAAGTGATTGTGACTGACAGGTCAGAAGGTGAGGCTTCCGACCTCGGACAGGAAGAAGTTATTGACCTATCAGAGAGCTATATGTCTGTACTGGAAGGGCCAGAATACATTGTTATGAGCAACGCTTCAGACAGcgttgtggaggtgggggtcgaTATTTCAGAGGAGAAAGTATCAGACACCAACTCAGAAGTAGAGTTagggagcgaggagagaaaACAGGGTAACACTCcagtagaggaggtgggagcagggggagaagagggagaagagggagaaggggccTGTGGTACAGTGGCCGAGGGTCCAAACACCTGCCCCGAGGTGGTGGAGGATCTCACAAAACAGGTAGACCAGTTGGAGAAGACAGAAATCCTGGACAGTAGTGCCTCAGCCTCAGGGCAACCTGGTAAAGTGTTTGTGACCAATGTGACTATCAACTCTCTGACTGTGACCTTCAAAGAGGCCCTGACAGCAGAAGGGTTCTTCAAAAGCTGTGGGATGGAGGTTTGA